AGGGGTGACTTCTTTGAGAACTGGGGCAAGGCCTGAAATGgctctggtggtggtggtggtagagttGGGTGTATAGGGTGGAGGTGTGACCTAGGACCCAGACAACTGTTTTCTCCCCCATCCTTCTCTCTAGGCTGAGGGGCCCATGCCTGAAGAGAGGCCCCACAAACCACTGAGAAGAAGGCTGAGGGCTGGTGTGCTGGCccgggggtgcctgggggtgCCAGGGCCTGGAATCAGCATGCTGAGCTGGGTCCAGTAGCCACGAGTGAGGCCCCGTGAGGCCAGAAAGGCCTCCTTGTTGAAGCTTTCACTGGTCACttctggggaaggaggaagggagggtttGAGGAGGGTCTGGGGGCTAGGACCCCAGATATAGATCATCTCAGTTTCTCTCATGGCCCCTGGGTCTGAACCTGATTCTAGGCCTGGAGAGAATGAATATTTCTGAGTGTCTACAGCGTAGCGGGCACTGAGCCCACAGAATCTTTGTAACAATTCATGATTTGTTTCTGGTCACCAGTTCCTGGTGCAGCTGGGCAGCAAGCGCCTGCACCCCTGCTCCTGCACCCCCTGGGCTCTTTCAGGGGTGCAGACATGCAATCCTCAGCTCCAGATCCGGTGTGCAGCCCCAGGACTTGGGCCCCCAGCCCTAAATCCCCAGCATCCAGGCATTAcacctgggatccagccccagacATGTCTCCTGCAGGCCCAGAACCTGGCCTGCAGCCCCCAACACCTGGTTTCACTTTCTCCCCCATTCCCATCTCCTGTGGTACCTGCAGTGTAGGTAAAAGGCAGGGTTGCCAGTTCTCCAGCCCGCTCCATGAAGGCTGCAAGCCTTGGACACCAAAATTGATGGCTCACATCATCTGGGCATCGCCGCCAGTCGGCCCGGAGACAGGCCTCTCCACAGTACAAGACGGCACTACACTGGGGGCTGGGGTCACAGGGGTGGTGGGCACCCAGGATTAATCTCTGTAGGTCTTCCGTCTGCTGTTTGTCTGCCCCGCCACTGCCCATGTATCGTTCAGTCTGTTTTTCTCTATACTCTGCTCCTAACagcttgctttcttcctcctctgactCCCAGGTCTCTAACACCTGTCTGgtagccccaccccaccccacccaccttcGCCAACCAGCTTTCTCAGCTTGCCCTGACTGTTGgggtctccttccttctcccccccccccccccacctttcaGGCAGCTCACCAAGGTGTCAGCTTCACTTCAAAGCTGTGCCTGTGACAAACATGGCAGGTTTGAGCCTGGAGGGAGGCAAATGTGAAGCCCGGCCGGGGACCCCACGTCCGCATAGGTGTCTTGGCTAACTTCACTCCCAGCTTTGGGACCAGACTCTCCAACTCTCTGAATGGGGGTGGAGGCAGTGTCAGTCTGGTGGGCTCTGGAGTCCAGACCCCTAGGTGTCCCCAACCTCAGATACCAGATTTCTGTACCGATGCAGTTGGGCGTCTCCCACAGTAAGCTGTCGGGGCTTTCGAGGGTCTCCGGAGCCCATGGGGCAGGCCATGCTGTGGCAGAGGAGGGCATAGGCGCGAGGGGCCAGGTTCTCTGTCCCTGAGCCCTTGCATGCACTCCCCTGGGTTCCATCCATTAGCAGGTCAATGCCCAAGATGGTGCCATGTTCATCCGTCACCAGTAAGAGGCAGGAAAGGTGCAGGGGGGCAGCCTCTGGGGAAGGAAAGTCAGAGGTGGGGAGTGGCAAAGATGGGCAGAGTCAAAGGTATGAAAATCATGCCTACAGGAGTTAGGCGGGTCAACTAAATGAACAGAGGGGAACGGGTAGAGAGGGGATGCCTCATGGAAAGAGGATACTTGCTACACGGTGCTGCCACCTGCGCCACACAGAAGTGTTGGCCTGCTGCTGGAACTTGAAAGTTTTCCTTTGActtctggaatctttttttttttttctttcattgtataaATGTTGGCtcaaagtttgaaaaacaaaaaccactgcgAGTCAATGAAAACACCTTTTGGGCCAGCTTGGCCAGCAGGCCACCCACTGGTGACTCCTGGCCGGGCTGCATGGTAGAGGAGGTCTTCCAAAGGGGAGAATGTCTAGGCAGGGGtcagacagggcagccccaggatcTTACCGCTTCTCCGCCCCTTCCTCCTGTCAGGGCCCGCTTCTTCCTCAGCCTTGTCCTCTCGGCAGCCTTCCTcgctgcctctgcctcctgcctcctgctcagccTCCTCGGTCTCCCCTGGAGGGTTTGCTTCCTGGGGGGACTCCCTGCTGGTGGGGCCCGGCTCCCCATCCTCCTCCGGATCTACCTTCTCCACACCTGTACCCTCCTCCTCtctattctcttcctcttcctcctcctcctctgcttcctccccttcctccaggctGACAAAGCTGACATAGGGGCTTAGGTCTCGCAGGTGCAGTGGGGGCTCGTCTCCCAGGAAGCAGGCAGCACCCAGGCCTGGTGCAGGGCCCggctctgccccttgccccaggCTGATGCCTACACTACGGTTGGGCAATACATGGAGCACCCAAAGGGCAGGGTCCTGGGGCAGTCTTCTGATCTGAGCCTCCAGCTGGCGCCAGCGGCTCTCAAGGCTGGCCCCCACAGCCCCGCGCTCTGCAGCGAACTTTCGGAACCAGCCAAACAGGAGGGCAGCGAAATCAAGGAACTCATCTCTGTATCCAGACACAAACTCCATGTCTTCAGGGGCACGGGGTCTGGGCCCAGACTAAGCAGAGGAAGGGGTGTATGGTAAGGCAGAGGGCAATGGGGGGGTTCGGGGCTGGGTCACCAAATGGGGAGGGTGTGGGTTTGAGGTTCACTAACGTGGGGCCTCTGGATGAGTGTGAGGAGCTGAGACTACTTTTCCGGGGCTCAGGGTGGGAGTTCAGGTTGAGAACTGGGGCAGGCATGGAAGTGGGAGAGCAGGGTTTCAGATGAGTAGTCGGGAGTGAGATGGTATTTGGGGCTCAGAATCCGAGGCTCAAACCCTCAAGAGTAAGGTCTGAATTGTGGATAGATTTGGAGGGCTAATCCCACGGGGAAGGGTTTGGCGAGCGGGGATTACTTTGGATCCGTCTGCGGGATGTGCGAGGAGGGAACCGGAGCGGGGGCATCCCCTCGCCTTGGACCGGTTCGGCGGGGAGTCCCCGTGGACCCAGTCCCTCCCGGCCGCTCCGCCTCTCCGGTACCTGCAGCCGCCACCACTTTTCGAAGGTAAATACCTCGGGGCTccggggggatgggggtgggtgggcgtGACGTCAGGGCCGCGGgagcccgcgccccccccccgccgagaCCCCGCCCCCGTCGGGGGCTCACGGACTTTCCCGCGGTTCTCACCCGGCATGTGACCCAGTGCCGGCGCCCGGCGGGGAAGCGAAAGCGCCCTGGGAGGTGGTGGCGGCGGAGGGCGGGAGGAGCGGTGGCGGCGGGCGGGCCGCCTGACCTGGGGCGGCTGGGCGGGCATCCCCGAGCGGGGCCGAGCTCGTGTTGCCTTTGCGCGCTCCTTCCCGGCCGCTCCCtcggcgcgggggcgcgggggacgggggcgcgggggcgcggggccccgcCTCCGGGACTTTCCCCGCGGCGGTGGCGGTGGGGGGCAGCTGCCGCGAGGCCCGCAGTACCGACCGCGCTGTCGGTTCGGAAGGTGAGAGCTCGGGAGGAGGGCGCCTCCAGCTCGCG
This window of the Canis lupus dingo isolate Sandy chromosome 5, ASM325472v2, whole genome shotgun sequence genome carries:
- the ZMYND15 gene encoding zinc finger MYND domain-containing protein 15 isoform X2, whose product is MEFVSGYRDEFLDFAALLFGWFRKFAAERGAVGASLESRWRQLEAQIRRLPQDPALWVLHVLPNRSVGISLGQGAEPGPAPGLGAACFLGDEPPLHLRDLSPYVSFVSLEEGEEAEEEEEEEENREEEGTGVEKVDPEEDGEPGPTSRESPQEANPPGETEEAEQEAGGRGSEEGCREDKAEEEAGPDRRKGRRSEAAPLHLSCLLLVTDEHGTILGIDLLMDGTQGSACKGSGTENLAPRAYALLCHSMACPMGSGDPRKPRQLTVGDAQLHRELESLVPKLGVKLAKTPMRTWGPRPGFTFASLQAQTCHVCHRHSFEVKLTPCPQCSAVLYCGEACLRADWRRCPDDVSHQFWCPRLAAFMERAGELATLPFTYTAEVTSESFNKEAFLASRGLTRGYWTQLSMLIPGPGTPRHPRASTPALSLLLSGDPYQLLQGDGPALMPPVPPDPPRGLFGSWQDYYTWRGLSLDSPMAVLLTYPLTVYYVITHLVPQSFPELNIQNKQSLKIHVVEAGKEFDLVMVFWLLVLLPHMALELQFVGDGLPLDSDQQHFTLQRDGPEVSVRPGSGVSARLSSGTKEKGGRRDLQIKVSARPYHLLQGPKPDLVIGFNSGFGLKDTWLSSLPRLQSLRVPAFFTESSEYGCVMDDQTMAVATGGGTSPPRPNPFRSPFRLRAADNCMPWYCNAFIFHLVYKPPQGSGARPAPGPAPPAPTPAAPPAPARRRRGEKKPGRGSRRRR
- the ZMYND15 gene encoding zinc finger MYND domain-containing protein 15 isoform X1 — protein: MEFVSGYRDEFLDFAALLFGWFRKFAAERGAVGASLESRWRQLEAQIRRLPQDPALWVLHVLPNRSVGISLGQGAEPGPAPGLGAACFLGDEPPLHLRDLSPYVSFVSLEEGEEAEEEEEEEENREEEGTGVEKVDPEEDGEPGPTSRESPQEANPPGETEEAEQEAGGRGSEEGCREDKAEEEAGPDRRKGRRSEAAPLHLSCLLLVTDEHGTILGIDLLMDGTQGSACKGSGTENLAPRAYALLCHSMACPMGSGDPRKPRQLTVGDAQLHRELESLVPKLGVKLAKTPMRTWGPRPGFTFASLQAQTCHVCHRHSFEVKLTPCPQCSAVLYCGEACLRADWRRCPDDVSHQFWCPRLAAFMERAGELATLPFTYTAEVTSESFNKEAFLASRGLTRGYWTQLSMLIPGPGTPRHPRASTPALSLLLSGDPYQLLQGDGPALMPPVPPDPPRGLFGSWQDYYTWRGLSLDSPMAVLLTYPLTVYYVITHLVPQSFPELNIQNKQSLKIHVVEAGKEFDLVMVFWELLVLLPHMALELQFVGDGLPLDSDQQHFTLQRDGPEVSVRPGSGVSARLSSGTKEKGGRRDLQIKVSARPYHLLQGPKPDLVIGFNSGFGLKDTWLSSLPRLQSLRVPAFFTESSEYGCVMDDQTMAVATGGGTSPPRPNPFRSPFRLRAADNCMPWYCNAFIFHLVYKPPQGSGARPAPGPAPPAPTPAAPPAPARRRRGEKKPGRGSRRRR
- the ZMYND15 gene encoding zinc finger MYND domain-containing protein 15 isoform X3; translated protein: MEFVSGYRDEFLDFAALLFGWFRKFAAERGAVGASLESRWRQLEAQIRRLPQDPALWVLHVLPNRSVGISLGQGAEPGPAPGLGAACFLGDEPPLHLRDLSPYVSFVSLEEGEEAEEEEEEEENREEEGTGVEKVDPEEDGEPGPTSRESPQEANPPGETEEAEQEAGGRGSEEGCREDKAEEEAGPDRRKGRRSEAAPLHLSCLLLVTDEHGTILGIDLLMDGTQGSACKGSGTENLAPRAYALLCHSMACPMGSGDPRKPRQLTVGDAQLHRELESLVPKLGVKLAKTPMRTWGPRPGFTFASLQAQTCHVCHRHSFEVKLTPCPQCSAVLYCGEACLRADWRRCPDDVSHQFWCPRLAAFMERAGELATLPFTYTAGDPYQLLQGDGPALMPPVPPDPPRGLFGSWQDYYTWRGLSLDSPMAVLLTYPLTVYYVITHLVPQSFPELNIQNKQSLKIHVVEAGKEFDLVMVFWELLVLLPHMALELQFVGDGLPLDSDQQHFTLQRDGPEVSVRPGSGVSARLSSGTKEKGGRRDLQIKVSARPYHLLQGPKPDLVIGFNSGFGLKDTWLSSLPRLQSLRVPAFFTESSEYGCVMDDQTMAVATGGGTSPPRPNPFRSPFRLRAADNCMPWYCNAFIFHLVYKPPQGSGARPAPGPAPPAPTPAAPPAPARRRRGEKKPGRGSRRRR